The Acidobacteriota bacterium genome has a segment encoding these proteins:
- the hemE gene encoding uroporphyrinogen decarboxylase, producing the protein MQETPIFLKACRREPVSVTPVWFMRQAGRYMKSYREIRKKTPFLELCKTPELAAEAAVSAAERLGVDAAILFSDILLLPEAMGMQLEFPDKAGPVFHNPIREADDLKRLREPRVEESMAFVYEAVEQTRHALPARTPLIGFAGAPFTLAAYMLEGKYSRSFGQAKSFMYRDPGAWHALMERLCAALAPYLCLQVKAGAQALQLFDSWAGHLGPSDYKEFVLPHVKKLVAALPEKIPVIYFGVGTGPFLHLMKDCGAQVIGVDHHVEIGPAWKVIGDSAVQGNLDPCVLLSSREYLQKRAKEILEQVGKRSGHIFNLGHGIMPQTPEENAVALVDFVHEISEKLRQ; encoded by the coding sequence GTGCAAGAAACGCCCATCTTCCTGAAGGCATGCCGGCGCGAGCCGGTTTCGGTGACGCCCGTCTGGTTCATGCGCCAGGCGGGGCGTTACATGAAGAGTTACCGCGAGATCCGCAAAAAGACCCCTTTCCTGGAGCTTTGCAAAACCCCGGAGCTCGCGGCGGAAGCAGCGGTTTCGGCGGCGGAGCGCCTCGGCGTGGACGCGGCCATCCTCTTTTCCGACATCCTGCTTCTTCCCGAAGCCATGGGGATGCAGCTCGAGTTTCCGGACAAGGCGGGACCCGTCTTCCACAACCCCATCCGGGAAGCCGACGACCTCAAGCGCCTGCGCGAACCCCGCGTCGAGGAATCCATGGCCTTCGTGTACGAGGCGGTCGAGCAGACGCGGCATGCGCTCCCGGCCCGAACGCCGCTCATCGGCTTCGCGGGTGCTCCCTTCACCCTCGCGGCTTACATGCTCGAAGGAAAGTATTCCCGCTCCTTCGGGCAAGCGAAGTCTTTCATGTACCGGGACCCGGGCGCATGGCACGCCCTGATGGAGCGCCTCTGCGCCGCGCTTGCGCCCTACCTCTGCCTTCAGGTCAAGGCCGGCGCGCAGGCTTTGCAGCTTTTCGACAGCTGGGCCGGACACCTCGGGCCGTCGGACTACAAGGAATTCGTGCTGCCGCATGTGAAGAAACTCGTCGCCGCGCTTCCCGAAAAAATTCCCGTCATCTATTTCGGCGTGGGGACCGGGCCGTTCCTTCATCTCATGAAGGACTGCGGCGCCCAGGTCATCGGCGTCGACCACCACGTGGAGATCGGCCCCGCCTGGAAGGTCATCGGGGACTCGGCCGTGCAGGGCAACCTCGACCCCTGCGTTCTACTCTCGAGCCGAGAGTATCTGCAGAAGAGGGCGAAAGAGATTCTGGAGCAGGTCGGAAAGCGCTCCGGCCACATCTTTAACCTCGGCCATGGCATCATGCCCCAGACGCCGGAGGAAAACGCCGTAGCGCTGGTGGATTTCGTCCACGAGATTTCAGAAAAGCTCCGGCAATGA
- a CDS encoding bifunctional oligoribonuclease/PAP phosphatase NrnA, with protein MTKARKRRKAMPRDVTMGDVARLIRQNRRFVLTTHSKPDADGLGSELALHRFLRRIGKISHIVNVSDTPVNLRFLCSNQDVKRYRPHVHKKILQQADVIAAIDIGSVEKIDKMGEAILTSPAKKLLIDHHVRRDRTFDWRWVRENASSSGEMVYDLITTLDPRAVTPSIAQPLYAAIVHDTGDFNYDRTNARTFRVAADLVERGVQPYQVFKATRCWRSVEQLRLIAETLAGVRTTPSGRVAWCTAPQTLLRKHRVKPLNLPRIIDHVLTLQSIEVAVLFVELARREIKVSLRSKNFVDVSALACEFGGGGHRKSSGFNIAASLPGAVRKVVAAAEKAASRKRRGTRR; from the coding sequence ATGACGAAGGCACGGAAACGCAGGAAAGCCATGCCGCGCGACGTAACCATGGGAGACGTGGCCCGTCTCATTCGCCAAAACCGCCGCTTCGTCCTCACGACGCACTCTAAGCCCGACGCCGACGGCCTGGGCTCCGAGCTTGCGCTTCATCGCTTCCTGCGACGCATAGGAAAAATTTCCCACATCGTGAACGTATCGGACACGCCGGTCAACCTGCGGTTTCTCTGCTCAAACCAGGACGTGAAGCGCTACCGGCCCCACGTTCACAAGAAAATTCTCCAGCAGGCCGACGTCATAGCCGCCATCGACATCGGGTCCGTGGAAAAGATTGACAAGATGGGCGAGGCCATCCTCACGAGTCCGGCCAAAAAGCTTCTCATCGACCATCATGTCCGGCGCGACCGGACGTTCGACTGGCGCTGGGTGCGCGAGAACGCCTCCTCGTCGGGCGAGATGGTTTACGACCTCATTACCACCTTGGATCCCCGCGCCGTCACGCCCAGCATCGCCCAGCCGCTCTACGCGGCCATCGTCCACGACACCGGCGATTTCAACTACGACCGCACGAACGCCCGCACGTTCCGGGTGGCGGCGGATCTCGTCGAGCGCGGTGTGCAACCCTACCAGGTGTTCAAGGCCACGCGGTGCTGGCGCAGCGTGGAACAACTGCGGCTCATCGCGGAGACGCTCGCCGGTGTTCGCACCACGCCCTCGGGACGCGTGGCATGGTGCACCGCCCCCCAAACGCTCCTTCGAAAGCACCGCGTCAAGCCGCTCAATCTTCCACGCATCATCGACCACGTGCTCACGCTTCAATCCATAGAAGTCGCCGTCCTGTTTGTAGAATTGGCCCGGCGCGAAATCAAGGTGAGCCTTCGCTCCAAGAACTTCGTGGACGTGAGCGCGCTGGCGTGCGAGTTCGGCGGAGGCGGCCATCGAAAAAGCTCCGGTTTCAACATCGCCGCTTCCCTTCCCGGCGCCGTCCGCAAGGTGGTTGCCGCGGCCGAGAAGGCGGCGTCGCGAAAACGGCGCGGGACGCGTCGATAA
- a CDS encoding leucyl aminopeptidase, with protein sequence MNYRLEPNTPRKIQTELLCFARAEGRVLEDKRLEQELKRRSFQPGLGKSVLLPSPRGYAARNILVVGLGKPREHEAGTYATAAAVCAHRAEEITVKKVALAFPPTGGTEHRWLQAVVEGCELGLYRFKKYLSKDHDAASLHEVKIRFEGRGRKAAGAAVERGRLFSEYTKLARDLVCEPSGYLTPERMVEIAAREGRKAGLKVKVIDEKQAGRMGMGCLLGVGQGSAHPPRLIHLSCRASRKDAPRLGLLGKGITFDSGGLSLKSAKHMETMKEDMAGAAAVLATLLGAARLRPEVHLEGVMCMAENMPGGHAIRPGDVLRSMSGKTVEVVNTDAEGRLVLADGLAYLHRLKVSAVIDLATLTGACVVALGEKCAGLMSNDAELSESLIEAARLAGERIAPLPLIEEYRESLRSPIADIKNCGAGWAGAITAALFLSEFVEPGVRWAHLDIAGPAYATKDTPLARTGGTGFGVRTLLTFLTSEAALASLRKKPKRAKARRG encoded by the coding sequence ATGAACTACCGACTGGAGCCGAATACGCCGCGTAAAATTCAAACGGAGCTCTTGTGCTTCGCAAGGGCGGAAGGCCGTGTGCTCGAAGACAAGCGCCTGGAGCAGGAGCTCAAACGGCGCTCCTTCCAGCCGGGGCTCGGCAAAAGCGTTCTTTTGCCTTCTCCCAGGGGCTACGCGGCCCGGAACATCCTGGTGGTCGGCTTGGGAAAGCCCCGCGAGCATGAGGCGGGCACCTACGCCACCGCGGCGGCGGTCTGCGCGCACCGCGCCGAGGAAATTACCGTTAAAAAGGTTGCGCTCGCCTTTCCCCCCACCGGCGGGACGGAGCACCGCTGGCTGCAGGCCGTCGTCGAAGGCTGCGAGCTGGGCCTGTACCGCTTCAAAAAATACCTTTCCAAGGACCACGACGCGGCCTCGCTGCACGAGGTCAAGATTCGCTTCGAGGGAAGGGGGCGCAAAGCGGCGGGGGCGGCCGTTGAGCGCGGCCGACTCTTTTCGGAGTACACAAAGCTCGCGCGCGACCTCGTGTGCGAGCCTTCGGGGTATCTAACGCCCGAGCGGATGGTCGAGATCGCCGCCCGCGAGGGCCGGAAGGCCGGCCTCAAGGTGAAGGTCATCGACGAAAAGCAGGCCGGGCGCATGGGCATGGGATGCCTCCTCGGCGTCGGACAGGGAAGCGCCCACCCGCCGCGCCTCATCCATCTTTCCTGCCGCGCGTCCCGAAAGGACGCGCCGCGTCTCGGCCTTCTGGGCAAGGGCATCACGTTCGACAGCGGCGGCCTCTCGCTCAAAAGCGCCAAGCACATGGAAACCATGAAGGAAGACATGGCCGGCGCGGCCGCCGTGCTCGCCACGCTCCTCGGTGCGGCCCGCCTGCGGCCCGAGGTGCACCTCGAAGGCGTCATGTGCATGGCCGAGAACATGCCGGGCGGCCACGCCATCCGCCCTGGCGACGTCTTGCGCTCGATGAGCGGCAAGACCGTCGAGGTCGTGAACACGGACGCGGAGGGGCGCCTCGTCCTGGCCGACGGCCTAGCGTACCTGCACCGCCTGAAGGTGAGCGCCGTCATTGACTTGGCCACGCTGACGGGCGCCTGCGTGGTCGCGCTTGGAGAGAAGTGCGCCGGTCTTATGAGCAACGACGCCGAGCTCTCGGAGAGCCTTATCGAAGCGGCCCGCCTCGCGGGCGAACGCATCGCCCCGCTTCCGCTCATCGAGGAATACCGCGAAAGCCTCCGCTCCCCCATCGCCGACATCAAGAACTGCGGCGCCGGCTGGGCAGGGGCCATCACGGCGGCGCTCTTCCTCTCGGAGTTCGTGGAGCCCGGAGTGCGCTGGGCGCACCTGGACATCGCCGGGCCGGCCTACGCGACGAAGGACACGCCGCTCGCCCGCACGGGCGGCACGGGCTTCGGCGTGCGGACCCTTTTGACTTTCCTGACGAGCGAGGCGGCGCTCGCCTCGTTGCGCAAGAAACCGAAGCGGGCGAAAGCGCGCCGCGGATGA
- the hemH gene encoding ferrochelatase, with protein MSACDSVLLVGYGGPTRENACRCEPPCPSAAYCFVRSILQSVSPQPPDPARIEEVARHYEVLGGYSPYNDHTFALAESLEKKLREKGRTLPVYAGMRYWPPWLKDTLREMGVKGHRRCVGVILAPHQSAASWDSYIETVEKGRQELGEAAPAVDFLPPWWNEKGLIEAISDLARKTLAQTDSARRHKARLIFTAHSLPESVAARSPYVQQYGETAALVAQALGVGRYELSYQSAPEGVRIPWLGPDVRDAIRRAGEEGVADVVVAPIGFWCDHVEVLYDLDVAAKEAAAECGLGFYRVPTVGNHPAFVGMLAERVAARAEASSI; from the coding sequence ATGAGCGCCTGCGACAGCGTCCTGCTCGTGGGCTATGGAGGCCCGACCCGGGAAAACGCATGCCGCTGCGAGCCGCCGTGTCCTAGCGCCGCCTACTGCTTCGTCCGGAGCATCCTGCAGTCGGTTTCCCCCCAACCCCCCGACCCCGCGCGCATCGAGGAGGTCGCGCGCCACTACGAGGTCCTCGGAGGGTATTCGCCTTACAACGACCATACTTTCGCGCTGGCCGAATCGCTCGAAAAGAAGCTTCGGGAAAAAGGAAGAACGCTTCCCGTCTACGCGGGCATGCGGTACTGGCCTCCGTGGCTCAAGGACACGCTCCGCGAGATGGGCGTGAAGGGGCACCGGCGCTGCGTCGGGGTGATTCTCGCGCCGCACCAGAGCGCCGCGAGCTGGGACAGCTACATCGAAACGGTCGAAAAGGGAAGACAAGAACTCGGCGAAGCCGCGCCCGCCGTGGACTTTCTTCCCCCATGGTGGAACGAAAAGGGCCTTATCGAGGCCATCAGCGATCTCGCAAGGAAAACATTGGCGCAAACGGATTCCGCGCGGCGGCACAAGGCGAGATTGATCTTCACGGCCCACTCCCTACCGGAATCGGTCGCTGCGCGCAGCCCCTACGTGCAGCAATACGGCGAGACGGCCGCGCTCGTCGCGCAAGCCCTGGGCGTGGGTCGCTACGAATTAAGTTACCAGAGCGCGCCCGAAGGGGTGCGCATTCCATGGCTCGGCCCCGACGTGCGCGACGCCATCCGGCGCGCGGGAGAAGAAGGCGTCGCGGACGTCGTGGTTGCACCCATCGGGTTTTGGTGCGACCACGTCGAGGTGCTCTACGATCTCGACGTTGCGGCGAAGGAGGCGGCCGCGGAGTGCGGCCTGGGCTTCTACCGAGTGCCCACCGTCGGAAACCACCCGGCCTTCGTCGGCATGCTGGCCGAACGCGTCGCCGCACGGGCCGAAGCTTCCTCGATATAG
- a CDS encoding type II secretion system F family protein, protein MPTFVWKGTQAGIIKEGTIVAAAKEDVRAMLARQQIVVSGIKEKGKELALPKFGGGVTPKEIAVFTRQFSVMVDAGLPLVQCIEILGGQQPNPAFQKALLQIRTDVEGGASLSDAMRKHPKIFDDLYCNLVKAGEAGGILDTILRRLSAYIEKAVKLKSAVKSALIYPVAIVVVACIVVGVILRFVIPTFADLFAGLGVELPLLTRIIIAASNILKTFFLPLIFVFIALGFFLNRYYKTYNGRRVIDGILLKTPILGELLRKIAVARFCRTLATLTTSGVPILEGLEITAKTSGNAIIEDAIMVTRKAVEEGKTISEPLERTKQFPSMVCQMLSVGEKTGALDTMLGKVADFYEDEVDEAVENLMSLLEPVIIVFLGGIIGCIVIAMYLPMFKLIQTL, encoded by the coding sequence ATGCCAACGTTTGTTTGGAAGGGAACGCAGGCGGGGATCATCAAGGAAGGCACCATCGTCGCCGCCGCGAAAGAGGACGTGCGCGCCATGCTCGCCCGCCAGCAGATTGTCGTAAGCGGCATCAAGGAAAAGGGCAAGGAGTTGGCGCTGCCCAAGTTCGGGGGCGGAGTCACGCCCAAGGAAATAGCCGTCTTTACGCGCCAGTTCTCGGTCATGGTCGACGCCGGCCTTCCTCTGGTGCAGTGCATTGAAATCCTGGGCGGCCAGCAGCCCAATCCCGCCTTCCAGAAGGCGCTTCTGCAGATTCGAACGGACGTTGAGGGTGGCGCTTCGCTCTCCGACGCCATGCGTAAGCACCCCAAGATTTTCGACGACCTCTACTGCAACCTCGTCAAGGCGGGCGAGGCGGGCGGTATCCTGGACACCATTCTCCGGCGTCTCTCCGCCTATATCGAGAAAGCGGTCAAATTGAAGAGTGCCGTGAAAAGCGCGCTGATCTATCCCGTGGCGATCGTGGTTGTGGCGTGCATCGTGGTCGGGGTGATTTTGAGATTCGTTATTCCCACGTTCGCCGATTTGTTTGCGGGGCTGGGGGTGGAGCTGCCGCTTCTGACCCGAATCATCATTGCCGCCAGCAATATCCTGAAGACCTTTTTCCTGCCTCTCATTTTCGTGTTTATTGCCCTCGGGTTTTTCCTTAACCGCTACTACAAGACGTACAACGGAAGGCGCGTGATCGACGGCATTCTGCTCAAAACGCCCATCCTGGGAGAGCTTCTTCGCAAAATTGCGGTGGCCCGGTTTTGCCGAACCCTTGCGACCTTGACGACGAGCGGCGTTCCCATTCTCGAGGGATTGGAGATTACGGCCAAAACGTCCGGCAACGCCATCATCGAGGATGCCATCATGGTCACGCGCAAAGCGGTCGAGGAGGGAAAAACCATTTCCGAGCCGCTCGAGAGAACGAAGCAGTTTCCCTCGATGGTGTGCCAGATGCTTTCGGTCGGGGAGAAAACGGGCGCCCTGGACACGATGCTCGGCAAGGTGGCCGACTTTTACGAGGACGAGGTGGACGAGGCGGTGGAGAACCTGATGTCGCTCCTCGAGCCGGTGATTATTGTCTTCCTCGGCGGCATCATCGGCTGCATCGTCATTGCGATGTACTTGCCCATGTTCAAACTCATTCAGACGCTCTAA
- the hemG gene encoding protoporphyrinogen oxidase, with translation MQERSSSSPASKPRRVAVVGGGVTGLAACHFLEKKARETGSPLDITLLEGSSRWGGVVETTRHGDVLMEHGPDCFLSSKPGAKELAEALGLKEEILGTNPEHRRSFILKRGRLQPIPEGFFLLAPISLWALVRAPLFSFPGKLRMAMDLVIPRRGGDDDVSLAGFVRRRLGREALERFAEPMVASIYTADPEKLSLSATFPQFLEMEREYGSVIRGLSARSRAARKSEGEGEMRHASGPRYSLFLSFRRGVQTLTDALAESLRKRLGAAKMRLGARVASLERRAGTWRLTLQNREAVEAEAVCLALPAYAAAALLESAAPPLAEELRTISYGSCAVLNVLCRRRDIAHPLDGMGFVAPSVEKRALMSCSFSHVKFEGRAPEGLALLRAFVGGEAHAAQLEASDEALRESVLGELKRILGLSAAPIEVHIRRYPKSIAQYHVGHLRKVERIESLAARLGGLALAGNAYRGVGIPDCVSSAKRAAEALV, from the coding sequence ATGCAAGAGCGCTCCTCTTCCAGCCCTGCCTCCAAGCCGCGGCGCGTTGCCGTCGTGGGAGGCGGCGTCACGGGCCTCGCCGCGTGCCACTTTCTCGAAAAGAAAGCCCGCGAGACCGGCTCGCCGCTCGACATCACGCTCCTGGAAGGCTCGTCGCGGTGGGGCGGCGTCGTCGAGACGACACGGCACGGGGATGTCCTCATGGAGCACGGCCCCGATTGCTTTCTTTCAAGCAAGCCCGGGGCGAAAGAGCTGGCCGAAGCGCTCGGCCTCAAGGAGGAAATCCTGGGCACCAACCCGGAGCATCGCCGAAGCTTCATCCTAAAGAGGGGAAGGCTGCAGCCCATCCCGGAAGGATTCTTTCTGCTGGCTCCGATTTCGCTGTGGGCGCTTGTGCGGGCGCCGCTGTTCAGTTTTCCCGGGAAACTCCGCATGGCCATGGACCTCGTCATTCCCCGGCGAGGCGGGGACGACGACGTGAGCCTTGCGGGTTTCGTGCGGCGGCGCCTGGGACGGGAGGCGCTGGAGCGCTTCGCCGAACCCATGGTGGCGAGCATTTACACGGCGGATCCGGAGAAGCTGAGCCTGTCGGCGACGTTTCCGCAGTTTCTCGAAATGGAACGCGAGTACGGAAGCGTCATTCGCGGCCTTTCGGCGCGAAGCCGCGCCGCGCGCAAAAGCGAGGGCGAAGGCGAGATGCGGCACGCGAGCGGCCCCCGCTACAGCCTCTTTCTATCGTTCCGGCGCGGCGTGCAGACGCTGACCGACGCCCTGGCCGAATCGCTCCGCAAGCGCCTCGGGGCGGCAAAAATGAGGCTCGGCGCGAGGGTCGCCTCGCTCGAGCGCCGCGCTGGGACGTGGCGCCTGACTCTTCAAAACCGCGAGGCGGTCGAGGCGGAGGCCGTGTGCCTGGCACTGCCCGCCTATGCCGCCGCCGCGCTGCTCGAGTCCGCCGCGCCGCCCCTGGCCGAAGAGCTCCGAACGATTTCCTACGGCTCCTGCGCGGTCTTAAACGTCCTGTGCCGGAGACGGGACATCGCCCATCCGCTTGACGGCATGGGATTCGTCGCGCCGAGCGTGGAAAAGCGCGCACTCATGTCCTGCTCCTTCAGCCACGTCAAGTTCGAGGGACGCGCCCCGGAAGGCCTCGCCCTGCTGCGCGCCTTCGTGGGCGGCGAAGCCCATGCCGCGCAGCTCGAAGCATCCGACGAAGCGTTGCGCGAGAGCGTGTTGGGCGAGCTTAAAAGAATCCTCGGCCTCTCGGCGGCCCCCATCGAGGTGCACATCCGCCGTTACCCGAAATCCATCGCGCAATACCACGTCGGCCATTTGAGAAAGGTGGAAAGAATCGAATCGCTCGCGGCCCGGCTCGGCGGCCTCGCCCTGGCCGGCAACGCCTACCGCGGCGTTGGGATTCCGGACTGCGTCAGCTCGGCGAAGCGGGCGGCGGAGGCGCTGGTGTAG
- a CDS encoding ankyrin repeat domain-containing protein: MMNIKPLLKMVLLLIPLLFAQTAYGGINEKLLEAAKIGDTAEVERLLEQGADVNAKDEDSQAALMIAAMEGYTETVKTLVDAGADVNAKDKNGWTALMIAAMEGYAEMVKTLMDAGADVNAKDKNGWTALMGAAVTGFTGVARDLINAGADVNAKEYEHGSTALMMVESSGRTAIVVLLEHADTNLKLLGAAKAGGTTDVERLLAQGADVNTKDKDGQTALMIAAKGGHAEKVRVLMDAGADVNVKDKNGWTALMIAAKGGHAEIAKALIDAGADVNAKEYEYGSTVLMMAESSGHTAIVGLLKHADINSKLLGAAKAGGTTEVERLLEQGADVNAKDKDGQTALMIAVQENRTETVKTLMDAGADVSVKDGFGRTALMWAAWMGRADMVKTLLGAGADVNVRDGFGRTALMWAAWMGHADIVKALLGAGADVNAKDKWSRTALMAATQKGHTEVVEILKQAVAEE; encoded by the coding sequence ATGATGAACATAAAACCTTTACTTAAGATGGTTCTGTTGTTGATCCCCTTGCTTTTCGCGCAGACGGCCTACGGTGGTATCAATGAAAAACTGCTCGAAGCGGCGAAGATCGGCGATACCGCCGAAGTGGAACGATTGCTTGAACAAGGCGCGGACGTGAACGCGAAGGACGAAGACAGCCAGGCCGCCCTGATGATTGCGGCAATGGAGGGCTACACCGAGACGGTAAAGACCCTAGTAGATGCGGGAGCGGACGTGAACGCGAAGGACAAGAATGGCTGGACCGCCCTGATGATTGCGGCAATGGAGGGCTACGCCGAGATGGTAAAGACCCTGATGGATGCGGGAGCGGACGTGAACGCGAAGGACAAGAATGGCTGGACCGCCCTGATGGGTGCGGCAGTGACAGGCTTCACCGGGGTTGCGAGGGACTTGATTAACGCGGGCGCGGACGTGAACGCGAAAGAATACGAACACGGCTCGACCGCCCTGATGATGGTGGAATCTTCGGGCCGCACCGCGATTGTGGTGCTTCTCGAACATGCTGATACTAATTTAAAACTGCTCGGAGCGGCGAAGGCCGGCGGTACCACCGACGTGGAACGATTGCTTGCACAGGGAGCGGACGTGAACACGAAGGACAAAGACGGCCAGACCGCCCTGATGATTGCGGCAAAAGGGGGCCACGCCGAGAAGGTAAGGGTCCTGATGGATGCGGGAGCGGACGTAAACGTGAAGGACAAGAATGGCTGGACCGCCCTGATGATTGCGGCAAAAGGGGGCCACGCCGAGATTGCGAAGGCCTTGATTGACGCGGGAGCGGACGTGAACGCGAAAGAATACGAATACGGCTCGACCGTCCTGATGATGGCTGAATCTTCGGGCCACACCGCGATTGTGGGGCTTCTCAAACATGCTGATATTAATTCAAAACTGCTCGGAGCGGCAAAGGCCGGCGGTACCACCGAAGTGGAACGATTGCTTGAACAAGGCGCGGACGTGAACGCGAAGGACAAAGACGGCCAGACCGCCTTGATGATTGCGGTACAGGAGAACCGCACCGAGACGGTGAAGACCCTAATGGATGCGGGAGCGGACGTGAGCGTGAAGGACGGATTCGGCCGGACCGCCCTGATGTGGGCGGCATGGATGGGCCGCGCCGATATGGTGAAAACCTTGCTGGGGGCGGGAGCGGACGTGAACGTGAGGGACGGATTCGGCCGGACCGCCCTGATGTGGGCGGCATGGATGGGCCACGCCGATATAGTGAAAGCCTTGCTGGGGGCGGGCGCGGACGTGAACGCGAAGGATAAATGGAGCCGGACCGCCCTGATGGCTGCGACACAGAAAGGCCACACCGAGGTTGTGGAGATTCTCAAGCAGGCCGTGGCAGAGGAGTGA
- a CDS encoding sigma-54-dependent Fis family transcriptional regulator, whose translation MPEKAQKILIVDDEPAMQEWLAIFLRKEGHHPVSAETADSACRALERDAYTIALCDVRLPDGNGLDVLRHGRNASPETIFVMMTAYSSTEDAVEAMKLGASDYLIKPFDLDEFRLRLDAALERRLLREENVYLRKTLAMETSLENIVAVSGKMRDVLDLARRVAPTDSTVLLEGESGTGKELVARALHKLSPRSPHTFVSINCGALPETLLESELFGHLKGSFTGAVENKKGLFEVAHRGTIFLDEISEMSPAMQVKLLRALQERTVRRIGSEEETEVDLRVIAATNKVMQTLVEEGMFREDLYYRINVIAVHIPPLRERREDILPLARSFLKEFCGSAGKKLRDFSGETKVLLERYPWPGNVRELKNAVERAVALESTDVVLPESLPDALRGEGWHLPSEDEITLPEGFKLEEHSEEVWRRYLRAALRRSGGVKTKAAEMLGMSLRSFRYHAKRLGVG comes from the coding sequence ATGCCAGAGAAAGCTCAAAAGATTCTCATCGTGGACGACGAGCCGGCCATGCAGGAATGGCTGGCCATTTTCCTCAGGAAGGAAGGCCATCACCCCGTCTCGGCCGAAACGGCCGATTCGGCGTGCCGCGCGCTTGAGCGCGACGCCTATACCATTGCCCTGTGCGACGTCCGGCTGCCCGACGGAAACGGCCTCGACGTTTTGCGCCACGGCCGCAATGCTTCGCCGGAGACGATCTTCGTCATGATGACGGCTTACTCCTCAACAGAGGACGCCGTTGAGGCCATGAAGCTCGGCGCGTCGGACTATCTCATTAAGCCTTTCGATTTGGACGAGTTTCGGCTTCGCCTGGACGCGGCCCTCGAGCGCCGCTTGTTGCGGGAGGAAAACGTCTACCTTCGCAAGACGCTCGCCATGGAAACCTCGCTCGAGAACATCGTCGCGGTGAGCGGGAAGATGCGCGACGTTCTCGACCTGGCGCGGCGCGTGGCCCCGACGGACAGCACCGTGCTCCTCGAGGGCGAGAGTGGAACTGGGAAGGAGCTTGTGGCGCGGGCCCTGCATAAGCTAAGCCCTCGGAGTCCTCATACTTTCGTTTCCATCAACTGCGGCGCGCTTCCCGAGACGCTTCTGGAAAGCGAGCTGTTCGGCCACCTCAAGGGCTCCTTCACTGGAGCCGTGGAAAACAAGAAGGGGCTTTTCGAGGTGGCCCACCGTGGGACCATCTTCCTCGACGAGATCAGTGAAATGTCCCCAGCCATGCAGGTCAAGCTCCTGCGCGCTCTTCAGGAGCGGACCGTTCGTCGCATCGGAAGCGAGGAGGAAACCGAGGTGGATCTGCGTGTCATCGCGGCCACGAACAAAGTCATGCAAACCTTGGTCGAGGAGGGAATGTTCCGGGAAGACCTCTACTACCGCATCAACGTCATCGCCGTCCACATCCCGCCCCTGCGGGAGCGACGGGAAGACATTCTTCCGCTGGCCCGGAGCTTCCTGAAAGAGTTTTGCGGGTCGGCGGGCAAGAAGCTTCGGGACTTCTCTGGCGAGACCAAGGTGCTCCTGGAACGGTATCCTTGGCCGGGCAACGTGAGAGAGCTTAAAAACGCGGTGGAGCGCGCCGTGGCGCTTGAGAGCACCGACGTGGTTCTGCCCGAAAGTCTTCCGGACGCGCTTCGGGGCGAGGGATGGCATCTACCCTCGGAGGACGAGATTACCCTGCCCGAGGGATTCAAGCTCGAAGAGCATTCCGAGGAAGTGTGGCGCCGTTACCTGCGGGCGGCCCTCAGGCGCTCGGGCGGCGTCAAGACCAAGGCGGCGGAAATGCTCGGCATGAGCCTGCGCTCATTCCGCTACCATGCCAAGCGGCTCGGTGTCGGCTGA